In Opitutaceae bacterium TAV5, one genomic interval encodes:
- a CDS encoding histidinol-phosphate aminotransferase translates to MQPLPHIARLHAYTPGLQPTGPGWVKLNTNECPYPPSPRAAAAVQAELAGEGERLRLYPNPASAPLRQLVARLHGHGLTEKNVLIGNGSDDILNLLVRAWGGPANEAAATGFTVPSYSLYPVLVAIQDGACEAIEFDRSMTLPVGKIAASSARMFILTSPNAPTGVAFSNAELETVLARFPGLLVVDEAYAPFARENAVTLLARHPRLVITRTLSKAHALAGIRVGYALAHPDVIDILDRVRDSYNVNRLSQAAAFAALEDTGYYDAIIGKIIETRDYWASDWRRKRGWFTYETQANFIFTEPKNARGETGPAVAKSLYDHFVAQKILVRYFPGHALTAAFLRISVGTDDEMLVVNEAIDAWLTKTNKTDKTDAR, encoded by the coding sequence ATGCAACCGCTTCCGCACATCGCCCGGCTCCACGCCTACACGCCCGGTCTCCAGCCGACCGGACCCGGCTGGGTGAAACTCAACACCAACGAGTGCCCGTATCCGCCGAGCCCGCGCGCCGCCGCCGCGGTCCAGGCCGAACTGGCCGGCGAAGGCGAACGCCTCCGGCTCTATCCGAACCCGGCCAGCGCGCCGCTCCGCCAGCTCGTCGCCCGTCTCCACGGCCACGGCCTCACGGAAAAAAACGTCCTGATCGGCAACGGTTCCGACGACATCCTCAACCTCCTTGTTCGCGCCTGGGGAGGCCCGGCAAACGAGGCGGCCGCCACCGGCTTCACCGTGCCGAGTTACTCGCTCTATCCGGTGCTCGTCGCCATCCAGGACGGCGCGTGCGAGGCGATCGAATTCGACCGCTCGATGACGCTGCCCGTCGGGAAAATCGCCGCCTCGTCCGCGCGGATGTTCATCCTCACCTCGCCCAACGCGCCGACCGGCGTGGCGTTTTCCAATGCGGAGCTCGAAACGGTGCTCGCGCGTTTCCCCGGCCTGCTCGTCGTCGATGAAGCCTACGCGCCCTTCGCCCGCGAAAACGCCGTGACGCTTCTCGCCCGCCACCCGCGGCTCGTCATCACCCGCACGCTCTCCAAGGCCCACGCGCTCGCCGGCATCCGCGTCGGCTACGCGCTGGCGCATCCCGACGTGATCGACATCCTCGACCGCGTGCGCGACAGCTACAACGTCAACCGTCTCTCCCAGGCCGCCGCCTTCGCCGCGCTGGAGGACACCGGCTATTACGACGCCATCATCGGCAAGATCATCGAAACCCGCGATTACTGGGCGAGCGACTGGCGCCGCAAACGCGGCTGGTTCACCTACGAGACGCAGGCCAACTTTATCTTCACCGAACCGAAAAACGCCCGTGGCGAGACCGGCCCCGCCGTGGCGAAATCGTTGTACGACCACTTCGTTGCGCAAAAGATTCTCGTCCGGTACTTCCCCGGTCACGCCTTGACCGCCGCTTTCCTGCGCATCAGCGTCGGCACCGACGACGAGATGCTCGTCGTCAACGAAGCAATCGACGCATGGCTGACCAAAACGAACAAAACGGACAAAACGGACGCAAGGTAA
- a CDS encoding imidazoleglycerol-phosphate dehydratase produces the protein MADQNEQNGQNGRKVTLVRKTAETDIRLTLALDGAGASRIDTGVPFFDHMLTLFTKHGLFDLDVTCKGDVDVDYHHTVEDVGLVLGDAIKQALGEKLGIRRYGFFILPMDETLARVAVDIGGRPHLVYHVEAPTMFVRDFNIILVKEFCRAFSNALGCNLHVEIEYGEEPHHIAEAIFKCLARALDVATQIDPRTAGQLPSTKGKI, from the coding sequence ATGGCTGACCAAAACGAACAAAACGGACAAAACGGACGCAAGGTAACCCTCGTCCGCAAGACGGCCGAGACCGACATCCGCCTCACGCTCGCCCTCGACGGCGCGGGCGCCTCGCGCATCGACACCGGCGTGCCGTTCTTCGACCACATGCTCACGCTTTTCACGAAGCACGGCCTCTTCGACCTCGACGTGACCTGCAAGGGCGACGTGGACGTCGATTATCACCACACCGTCGAGGACGTCGGCCTCGTGCTCGGCGACGCCATCAAACAGGCGCTCGGCGAAAAGCTCGGCATCCGGCGCTACGGATTTTTCATCCTGCCGATGGACGAGACGCTGGCGCGCGTGGCCGTGGACATCGGGGGGCGTCCGCACCTCGTTTATCACGTGGAGGCGCCGACGATGTTCGTGCGCGATTTCAATATCATCCTCGTGAAGGAATTTTGCCGCGCCTTCAGCAACGCGCTCGGCTGCAACCTGCATGTGGAAATCGAATACGGCGAGGAGCCGCACCACATCGCCGAGGCGATTTTCAAGTGCCTGGCCCGCGCGCTCGACGTGGCCACGCAGATCGACCCGCGCACCGCCGGCCAGCTCCCCTCGACCAAGGGGAAAATCTGA
- a CDS encoding O-acetylhomoserine aminocarboxypropyltransferase (catalyzes the formation of L-methionine and acetate from O-acetyl-L-homoserine and methanethiol): MTTQGFATKALHAGQTPDPATGSRAAPLYQTSSYVFRDTEHAANLFGLKEAGNIYTRIMNPTTDVFEQRVAALEGGTAALAHASGQAAITNALLNVAGAGDHIVSVAQLYGGTWNLFRHTFPRLGIEVSFVDAGDPDAFHRALRPNTKAFYGEGLGNPALNIFPFEEVGRIAREAGVPLIIDNTCLTPWLNRPFEWGANIVVHSTTKYIGGHGTSIGGIVVDGGNFDWGNGKFPGFTQPDASYHGLVYQEAFRAAGADADGKGGVNIACAMKIRLQLLRDMGACISPFNSWLMVQGLETLHLRMERTCANALRVAEFLESHPKIAWTNYPGLKSSPNHAAARKYLRGGFGGLVGFGVKGGFEAGRKLIESLKLFSHLANIGDAKSLAIHPASTTHSQLTDEERLATGTPPDFIRLSVGIEDFEDLQRDLEQALAQV, encoded by the coding sequence ATGACTACCCAGGGCTTCGCCACCAAGGCACTCCATGCCGGCCAGACGCCGGACCCCGCGACCGGCTCGCGCGCCGCGCCGCTCTACCAGACCAGCAGCTACGTGTTTCGCGACACCGAACACGCCGCCAACCTCTTCGGCCTGAAAGAGGCGGGCAACATCTACACGCGTATCATGAATCCGACGACGGATGTCTTCGAGCAGCGCGTGGCCGCCCTCGAAGGCGGCACGGCGGCCCTCGCCCACGCCTCCGGCCAGGCCGCCATCACCAACGCCCTCCTCAACGTCGCCGGCGCCGGCGACCACATCGTCTCCGTCGCCCAGCTCTACGGCGGCACCTGGAATCTCTTCCGCCACACCTTCCCGCGCCTCGGCATCGAGGTGTCGTTCGTCGATGCCGGCGATCCGGACGCCTTCCACCGCGCCCTCCGGCCCAACACCAAGGCGTTTTATGGCGAAGGTCTCGGCAACCCGGCGCTCAACATTTTCCCGTTCGAGGAAGTCGGCCGCATCGCCCGCGAGGCCGGCGTGCCGCTGATCATCGACAACACCTGCCTCACCCCCTGGCTGAACCGCCCGTTCGAATGGGGCGCCAACATCGTCGTCCACTCGACCACCAAATACATCGGCGGCCACGGCACGTCCATCGGCGGCATCGTCGTGGACGGCGGCAATTTCGACTGGGGCAACGGCAAGTTCCCCGGCTTCACCCAGCCTGACGCCAGCTATCACGGCCTCGTCTACCAGGAGGCGTTTCGCGCCGCCGGCGCGGACGCGGACGGCAAGGGCGGCGTCAACATCGCCTGCGCCATGAAAATCCGCCTGCAACTGCTGCGCGACATGGGCGCGTGCATCTCGCCGTTCAATTCGTGGCTGATGGTGCAGGGCCTCGAAACCCTCCACCTGCGCATGGAGCGCACCTGCGCCAATGCGCTGCGCGTGGCCGAATTTCTCGAATCCCACCCGAAGATCGCCTGGACCAACTATCCCGGCCTCAAGTCGAGCCCGAACCACGCCGCCGCCAGAAAATACCTGCGCGGCGGTTTCGGCGGGCTCGTCGGTTTCGGGGTCAAGGGCGGTTTCGAGGCGGGCCGCAAGCTGATCGAGTCGCTGAAGCTCTTCTCGCACCTGGCCAACATCGGCGACGCCAAGTCGCTGGCGATCCACCCGGCGAGCACCACGCATTCGCAGCTTACCGACGAAGAGCGGCTCGCCACCGGCACACCGCCCGATTTTATCCGGCTTTCGGTCGGCATCGAGGACTTCGAAGACCTGCAACGCGACCTCGAACAGGCGCTGGCGCAGGTGTGA
- a CDS encoding 1,4-dihydroxy-2-naphthoate prenyltransferase, with protein MPDPASPSEPRWRIWLAATRPRTLPAAVAPVLVGTALACRAGAQRPWAAAACLGFALLIQIGTNFANEYFDFLKGADTPERVGPRRAVAAGLVTPRTMLGATIGVFAAAFVVGLTLLGYGGWPLLVIGVASIVCGFAYTGGPYPLGYNGLGDIFVFVFFGLVAVGATFFVQAGRLNADVLAAGAGVGALAVNILVANNYRDVETDRKAGKRTLVVRLGRRFARVQFGFAHMLAVAVVLALTWRGLLAPGPALTVAALALVAGVWQSRLLRGATTPAACIRLLGITGRYLALYGIGVAVAALWS; from the coding sequence ATGCCTGATCCCGCATCGCCCTCCGAACCGCGCTGGCGCATCTGGCTGGCGGCGACGCGGCCGCGCACCTTGCCGGCGGCGGTGGCTCCGGTGCTCGTGGGCACGGCGCTGGCTTGCCGCGCGGGGGCGCAGCGGCCATGGGCCGCGGCGGCGTGCCTGGGGTTCGCGCTGCTGATCCAGATCGGCACGAATTTTGCCAACGAGTATTTCGATTTCCTGAAAGGCGCCGACACGCCCGAACGGGTGGGACCGCGGCGCGCCGTGGCCGCGGGCCTGGTGACGCCGCGCACGATGCTGGGAGCGACGATCGGGGTGTTCGCGGCGGCGTTTGTCGTCGGGCTGACGCTGCTCGGCTACGGCGGCTGGCCGCTGCTGGTGATCGGGGTGGCGAGCATCGTCTGCGGTTTCGCCTACACGGGCGGGCCGTATCCGCTCGGGTACAACGGGCTCGGGGATATTTTTGTATTCGTCTTTTTCGGACTGGTGGCGGTGGGGGCGACGTTTTTTGTGCAGGCCGGGCGCCTGAACGCCGACGTGCTGGCCGCCGGCGCGGGAGTCGGGGCCTTGGCGGTGAACATCCTCGTGGCGAACAATTATCGCGACGTGGAGACGGACCGGAAGGCAGGCAAGCGCACGCTGGTGGTGCGGCTCGGGCGGCGGTTCGCGCGGGTGCAGTTCGGTTTTGCGCACATGCTGGCGGTCGCGGTGGTGCTGGCGCTGACATGGCGCGGGCTGCTCGCGCCGGGGCCGGCGTTGACCGTGGCGGCGCTGGCGCTGGTCGCCGGGGTGTGGCAGTCGCGGCTGTTGCGAGGGGCGACGACGCCGGCCGCGTGCATCCGGTTGCTCGGAATCACCGGGCGTTACCTGGCGCTTTACGGGATCGGCGTGGCAGTGGCGGCGTTGTGGTCGTAG
- a CDS encoding phytoene dehydrogenase — protein sequence MAYDWLKGVADEYDVIVIGSGLGGLTGANVLAKAGHRVLLIEHHYQFGGLATWFTRKGGHIFDISLHGFPSGMIKSCRRYWTKEIADAIVQLKDIRFINPQMDVWTTFTREDYTRVLVEQFRVDRAQVEAFYDHLRAMNYYDNNPETTGQMFERFFPGRSDVHRLLMEPIAYANGSTMDDPAITFGIVFSNFMGAGVYTFRGGSDLLIAKMCDELRRNGVELRKKVMVERILVEERDGRKVACGIVAAGTGRVIRAKAILSNANIRNTIFRLAGEENFPADFIEQARAVRTNTSSCQVYLGIRKGESIPHIGDLVFTSQAPEYSPQEITSLHTTSRTFSVYYPETRPGSDRYTVVASLNGRYPDWQALSDDDYETHKKRLIEEAIASLEKFIPDVRGKIDWTEAATPRTIERYTTHLNGASFGTKFEGLPVSMNLSEKLPGLYHAGSVGIIMSGWLGTINYGVITANKIDSWLHKLKTA from the coding sequence ATGGCTTACGACTGGTTAAAAGGTGTCGCCGATGAATACGACGTGATCGTCATCGGCAGCGGACTCGGCGGACTCACCGGCGCCAACGTCCTCGCGAAAGCGGGGCATCGCGTGCTGCTCATCGAGCACCATTACCAGTTCGGCGGACTCGCCACCTGGTTCACGCGCAAGGGCGGACACATTTTCGACATCTCCCTGCACGGTTTCCCGAGCGGCATGATCAAGAGCTGCCGCCGCTACTGGACGAAGGAAATCGCCGACGCCATCGTGCAACTGAAAGACATCCGCTTCATCAACCCGCAGATGGATGTGTGGACGACCTTCACCCGCGAGGACTACACCCGCGTCCTCGTCGAGCAGTTCCGCGTGGACCGCGCGCAGGTCGAGGCGTTTTACGACCACCTGCGGGCGATGAACTACTACGACAACAACCCCGAGACCACCGGGCAGATGTTCGAGCGGTTTTTCCCCGGCCGCAGCGACGTCCACCGCCTGCTCATGGAACCCATCGCCTACGCCAACGGCTCCACGATGGACGATCCCGCGATTACCTTCGGCATCGTGTTCAGCAACTTCATGGGCGCGGGCGTCTATACCTTCCGCGGCGGCTCCGACCTGCTCATCGCAAAAATGTGCGACGAACTCCGCAGGAACGGCGTCGAGCTGCGCAAGAAAGTCATGGTCGAACGCATCCTCGTCGAGGAGCGCGACGGCCGCAAGGTCGCCTGCGGCATCGTCGCGGCCGGCACGGGCCGCGTCATCCGGGCCAAGGCCATCCTCTCCAACGCCAACATCAGGAACACCATCTTCCGCCTCGCCGGAGAGGAAAATTTTCCCGCCGATTTCATCGAGCAGGCCCGCGCCGTGCGCACCAACACCAGCTCCTGCCAAGTCTATCTCGGCATTCGCAAGGGCGAATCGATCCCGCACATCGGCGACCTCGTCTTCACGTCACAGGCGCCCGAATACAGTCCGCAGGAGATCACCTCCCTGCACACGACGAGCCGCACGTTTTCCGTCTATTACCCCGAGACCCGCCCCGGCAGCGACCGCTACACGGTGGTCGCCTCGCTCAACGGCCGTTACCCCGACTGGCAGGCGCTCTCCGACGACGACTACGAAACGCACAAGAAGCGCCTCATCGAGGAAGCCATCGCCTCGCTGGAAAAATTCATCCCCGACGTGCGCGGCAAGATCGACTGGACCGAGGCCGCCACGCCGCGCACCATCGAACGCTACACCACCCACCTCAACGGCGCCTCCTTCGGCACCAAGTTCGAGGGCCTGCCCGTTTCGATGAATCTCAGCGAAAAGCTCCCCGGTCTCTACCATGCCGGCAGCGTGGGCATCATCATGTCGGGCTGGCTCGGCACGATCAACTACGGCGTCATCACCGCCAACAAGATCGACAGCTGGCTGCACAAGCTGAAAACGGCGTAG
- a CDS encoding thioesterase: MPFSYQRTIHFPDTDAAGVVFFARYLSICHEAYEEALGAAGVGLQTFFADHGVVVPVSKSEATYLRPLVCGEKIRVEVTPRALSENSFAVDYVMVKPAGPGASGSAGKRAALVRTEHVCIASATRERHPLPPALAAWVQAG, encoded by the coding sequence ATGCCATTCTCGTACCAGCGCACCATTCATTTTCCCGACACCGATGCGGCGGGCGTGGTTTTTTTCGCCCGTTACCTCTCCATCTGTCACGAAGCCTACGAGGAAGCGCTCGGCGCGGCCGGTGTCGGGTTGCAGACCTTTTTTGCCGATCATGGCGTGGTCGTCCCGGTTTCGAAAAGCGAGGCCACCTACCTGCGGCCCCTCGTCTGCGGTGAAAAAATCCGCGTCGAGGTCACGCCGCGGGCGCTTTCGGAAAACAGTTTTGCGGTGGACTACGTGATGGTGAAACCGGCCGGACCCGGTGCCTCCGGTTCCGCCGGAAAACGCGCGGCGCTCGTCCGCACCGAACACGTCTGCATCGCCTCCGCCACCCGCGAACGTCACCCGCTCCCCCCGGCGCTCGCCGCCTGGGTGCAGGCCGGCTGA
- a CDS encoding histidinol phosphatase yields MTKNEIADILVRIATLLELTGENPFKVRAYQAGARALEAIEESELDALVADEAAGLKAVKGIGDALAEKIATLRTTGALPFYEKLQASIAPGLVAMLEVPGLGPKKIKALHDQLGIDSLEKLAAACAEGKVAALPGFGEKSQQKIVEGIRNREAYGRRHLWWDADAVAQPVLAGLRRLPAVSRAEAAGSLRRGLETVGDLDFVVALREGDDSGPGPVVDWFCGQPDVREVTARGETKASVRFGSGLQADLRLVPEAQFAFALHHFTGSKDHNVQMRQRALARGLSLSEWGLTPTAEGEESGAASTAAGAQGAKAVQTEAELFARLGLHSIPPELREGLGEIEDAEKGELPRLVEAGDLRGAFHNHTTASDGGNTLAEMVAAAEALGWDYLGIADHSKASFQARGLDEKRLTAQLAEIRALNESGRFRTHVFAGVECDILADGRLDYDDAALDELAAQGLDYVVASVHNAFSQTEEVMTARILRAIAHPRVTMLGHATGRLLLQREGYRVDLGKVIDAAIKHRVIIELNASPMRLDLDWRHWRRVAGRGLLCAINPDAHDTAGLSFVRAGINAARKGALTREQVLNTRPLDGVRRWFRERR; encoded by the coding sequence ATGACCAAGAACGAAATTGCCGACATCCTCGTCCGGATCGCCACCCTGCTCGAACTGACGGGAGAAAACCCCTTCAAGGTCCGCGCCTACCAGGCGGGTGCCCGGGCGCTGGAAGCGATCGAGGAGAGCGAACTCGACGCGCTGGTCGCGGACGAGGCCGCCGGGCTGAAGGCGGTCAAGGGCATCGGCGACGCGCTCGCCGAAAAAATCGCCACCCTGCGCACGACCGGAGCGCTGCCGTTTTACGAAAAGTTGCAGGCCTCCATCGCGCCCGGCCTCGTGGCGATGCTCGAGGTGCCGGGCCTCGGCCCGAAAAAAATCAAGGCGCTGCACGATCAGCTGGGCATCGATTCGCTGGAGAAACTCGCTGCCGCCTGCGCGGAGGGAAAAGTCGCGGCGTTGCCGGGTTTCGGTGAAAAATCGCAGCAGAAAATCGTCGAGGGCATCCGCAACCGCGAAGCCTACGGACGCCGCCACCTGTGGTGGGACGCCGACGCGGTCGCGCAGCCGGTGCTGGCCGGGTTGCGCCGCCTGCCGGCGGTATCGCGTGCGGAGGCGGCCGGCTCGCTGCGGCGCGGGCTGGAGACGGTGGGCGATCTCGACTTTGTCGTCGCATTGCGCGAGGGGGACGACAGCGGACCGGGGCCGGTGGTGGACTGGTTTTGCGGACAACCGGATGTGCGCGAGGTGACGGCGCGCGGCGAGACCAAGGCGAGCGTGCGTTTTGGCAGCGGCCTGCAAGCCGACCTGCGGCTCGTGCCGGAGGCGCAGTTCGCCTTCGCGCTGCATCACTTTACCGGATCGAAAGACCACAACGTGCAGATGCGCCAGCGGGCGCTCGCGCGCGGTCTGAGTTTGTCCGAGTGGGGCCTGACGCCGACCGCAGAAGGCGAGGAGAGCGGCGCTGCGTCGACCGCCGCCGGCGCGCAGGGCGCGAAGGCGGTGCAGACGGAAGCGGAGCTGTTTGCGCGGCTCGGCCTGCACTCCATTCCTCCCGAACTGCGCGAGGGTCTCGGCGAGATCGAGGACGCGGAGAAAGGCGAACTCCCGCGTCTCGTCGAGGCGGGCGACCTGCGCGGGGCATTCCACAACCACACGACGGCCTCCGACGGCGGCAACACGCTGGCCGAGATGGTCGCCGCCGCCGAGGCGCTCGGCTGGGATTATCTCGGCATCGCCGACCATTCGAAGGCGAGTTTCCAGGCGCGCGGACTCGACGAAAAACGGCTGACCGCGCAACTCGCGGAGATCCGCGCGCTCAACGAATCGGGACGCTTCCGCACGCATGTTTTCGCCGGCGTGGAATGCGATATCCTCGCCGACGGGCGCCTCGACTACGATGACGCCGCGCTGGATGAACTCGCCGCGCAGGGACTCGATTACGTGGTGGCGTCCGTCCACAACGCCTTTTCGCAGACCGAAGAGGTGATGACGGCGCGCATCCTTCGCGCCATCGCGCATCCGCGCGTGACGATGCTCGGCCACGCCACCGGCCGCCTGCTCCTGCAACGCGAAGGTTACCGCGTGGATCTCGGCAAGGTCATCGACGCGGCCATCAAGCACCGGGTGATCATCGAACTCAATGCCAGCCCGATGCGGCTCGATCTCGACTGGCGCCACTGGCGGCGCGTCGCCGGCCGCGGGCTGCTCTGCGCGATCAATCCCGACGCCCACGACACCGCCGGGCTCTCTTTCGTGCGCGCCGGCATCAACGCGGCGCGCAAGGGCGCCCTGACGCGCGAGCAGGTGCTCAACACCCGTCCGCTCGACGGCGTGCGCCGCTGGTTCCGCGAACGCCGCTGA
- a CDS encoding 50S ribosomal protein L28 — MARICAITGKRPVKGSRINRKGQSKKSGGIGTHVTSITKRKFRPNLQRIRIKTENGGTKRVLVSVKAIKAGLVVKA, encoded by the coding sequence ATGGCCAGAATCTGTGCAATCACCGGAAAACGCCCCGTCAAGGGTTCGCGTATCAATCGCAAGGGTCAGTCCAAGAAGAGCGGGGGCATCGGCACGCACGTGACCAGCATCACGAAGCGCAAGTTTCGGCCGAATCTCCAGCGCATCCGCATCAAGACCGAAAACGGCGGCACCAAGCGCGTGCTCGTTTCCGTCAAGGCCATCAAGGCCGGGCTTGTCGTGAAAGCCTGA